The Streptomyces sp. NBC_01298 genome contains the following window.
GCGGGGTCCCCGTCGAGGAGGTCGCGGAGGAGGACGTACGCAGCCTCGGATCGGTGCACATCGCGCTGCTGACCGGGGTCATGGTGCAGGTCCTGACCGACCCGGAGCACGCGCCGGACGGCCGGTCCCTCGCCCAAGGCCTGCGCCTGATGGCGGAGTTGCTCGAAAGCTGACGCTACCCGTGGGTAGTAATGCATGGCTCCGCACGCCATAATCCGGGCCACCACTGGGTCGGCAAAGGGGCGGGCATGGGCGCGGGCATAGGCGTGGGCGTGGGCGTAGGCGTGGGCACGGATACGGGCGCGGGCGCGCCCACGGGGCTGCGGCGGCGCAGCTTCCTGGCGGGGGCGGCGGCCCTGGGCGCCGCGGGCGCCGTGGCCGGGCTCGGCGCGGCGCCGGCCGCCGCCGCCGCGGGACTCTCCACCCAGGACTGGATGAGCGGGCTCGGCGATGCCACCCCCCTCCAGCGGATGACCATCCCCGGCACCCACGACTCGGGCGCCACCAGGGGCGGGCTCTACGTCGCCTGCCAGAACACCTCCATCGCCGACCAGCTAGGCTCCGGGATCCGCTTCCTCGACGTCCGCTGCCGGGTGACCGGCGGATCGTTCGCGATCCACCACGGCGCGTACTACCAGAACCTGATGTTCGGCGACGTCCTCGCCGCCTGCTGGAACTTCCTCGCCGCGCACCCCTCCGAGACCGTGCTGATGCGGCTCAAGCAGGAGTACTCCGAGGAGAGCGACGCCACCTTCCGCGCCGTCTACGACGACTACCTGAACAACCGTGGCTGGAGCCCGCTGTTCAAGGTCGCCGACTCGCTGCCCACCCTCGGCCAGATCCGCGGCAAGGTGCTGCTGCTCCCCGACAACGGCGGCCTGCCCGGCGGCCTGCGCTACGGCGACGGCAACGTCTTCGACA
Protein-coding sequences here:
- a CDS encoding phosphatidylinositol-specific phospholipase C → MGAGIGVGVGVGVGTDTGAGAPTGLRRRSFLAGAAALGAAGAVAGLGAAPAAAAAGLSTQDWMSGLGDATPLQRMTIPGTHDSGATRGGLYVACQNTSIADQLGSGIRFLDVRCRVTGGSFAIHHGAYYQNLMFGDVLAACWNFLAAHPSETVLMRLKQEYSEESDATFRAVYDDYLNNRGWSPLFKVADSLPTLGQIRGKVLLLPDNGGLPGGLRYGDGNVFDIQDDYMAEPFAKRGKIENHFRKAAAQPGKFFMNYTSTAAALPPRWNSDRLNPQVHAFVDGSELAGRTGLGIVPMDFPNTRSGLVASLIRHN